A single window of Lytechinus variegatus isolate NC3 chromosome 8, Lvar_3.0, whole genome shotgun sequence DNA harbors:
- the LOC121420584 gene encoding toll-like receptor 2, with amino-acid sequence MVKSPILSFNPDKYCGINILLITSVSFAVLLVAAFSLLAYWKRWWFNYKVFLLRLAICGYKELVQDFEDQDYEYQLNLMYQEEDEEWVDDIMKPVLQERFPQLERVAFGDNDLHLGMFYINALHYAVENSFKTVILLSKNSVREAWFITKVRIALEELNDSRLDKIILFFLEDIEDDDLPYLVRLFLSKNKPYMLWTDDEDGQELFWAQFEKSMRGNRQLNSVIPV; translated from the coding sequence ATGGTAAAATCACCAATCCTGTCATTCAATCCGGATAAATACTGTGGCATTAACATCCTTCTTATAACAAGTGTGTCTTTCGCAGTTCTTTTGGTTGCAGCCTTTTCCTTGTTGGCATACTGGAAGCGATGGTGGTTCAACTACAAGGTGTTCCTTCTTAGACTTGCCATTTGTGGCTACAAGGAGTTGGTCCAGGACTTTGAGGACCAGGACTATGAGTACCAGCTCAACCTGATGTACCAAGAGGAAGACGAGGAATGGGTGGATGACATCATGAAGCCAGTTCTACAGGAAAGGTTTCCACAGCTTGAGAGAGTGGCCTTTGGTGACAACGACCTCCACCTCGGGATGTTCTACATCAATGCTCTCCATTATGCCGTTGAGAACAGCTTCAAGACAGTTATTCTGCTAAGCAAGAATTCTGTGCGTGAAGCCTGGTTTATTACCAAGGTACGTATCGCCCTAGAGGAACTCAATGACAGCAGACTGGACAAGATCATACTGTTTTTCCTTGAGGATATCGAGGATGACGATCTCCCATACCTGGTCAGGTTGTTTCTGAGTAAGAACAAACCTTACATGCTGTGGACGGACGATGAAGATGGTCAAGAACTATTCTGGGCTCAGTTCGAGAAGAGCATGAGAGGAAATAGGCAACTCAATAGTGTTATTCCTGTCTAA
- the LOC121419816 gene encoding heat shock factor 2-binding protein-like, which translates to MAGTELSEVQGLLKELQLNVTELTSEWNIFKHETTNHQVYNKAFTPVKKTALKDLQTEIKTLKNNLNQTLTFDLIQSLAKEQELEQALEYSYIQTDETQKKCDHWKARHDSTRLLYEQERKEKLSLKSELSKMNQRVSMQSEYCAGMGAICCTLLWRASQHQQTIPALLIGSQMENFMSVVCHTLESFMATYQSEDLPSEQSEELQFVMALCGTVTNIAASSEGREYLSTNPNCAQLIRTFTALLASPSSETLNKLKNLLLMSLYNLSINHKGLQALSDTKDIISLLVSILQGEKQADLRLHTLLLIQSLIMENTQRSILIDVKRKLSMDLLQQLSHDASGEVTEVIADIIQIIKSFDKHEP; encoded by the exons ATGGCAGGCACAGAACTATCGGAAGTT CAAGGCTTGTTGAAAGAGCTACAACTGAATGTGACAGAGCTGacctcagaatggaatatcttCAAGCATGAAACTACCAATCACCAG GTATATAACAAGGCATTTACCCCAGTGAAGAAGACGGCGCTCAAGGACTTGCAGACGGAGATCAAAACCTTAAAGAATAATCTCAATCAGACATTGACTTTTGACCTCATCCAGTCTCTTGCCAAGGAGCAGGAGCTTGAGCAAG CTCTGGAATACAGTTACATCCAAACAGATGAGACACAGAAGAAATGTGACCACTGGAAAGCTAGACATGATTCTACTAGATTACTCTATgaacaagaaagaaag GAGAAGTTGTCCCTAAAGAGTGAGCTATCTAAGATGAATCAACGTGTATCAATGCAGTCTGAGTACTGTGCAGGTATGGGAGCCATCTGCTGTACACTCCTATGGAGAGCTTCACAACACCAACAAACTATCCCAGCTTTACTCATCGGC TCCCAGATGGAGAATTTCATGTCAGTGGTGTGTCATACTCTAGAAAGCTTCATGGCTACGTATCAATCTGAGGATTTGCCTTCAGAGCAGAGTGAAGAACTTCAGTTCGTAATGGCTCTATGTGGAACAGTAACCA ACATTGCTGCATCAAGCGAAGGGAGAGAGTACTTGTCGACCAACCCTAACTGTGCTCAGCTGATCCGCACATTCACTGCACTGCTAGCTTCACCATCATCTGAAACACTCAACAAACTCAAAAA TTTGCTTCTGATGTCATTGTATAATCTGAGCATCAACCACAAAGGACTTCAAGCTCTCAGCGATACCAAGGATATCATCTCTTTACTTGTTTCTATCTTACAAG GAGAAAAGCAAGCTGATTTAAGACTTCACACGTTGCTACTAATTCAGTCCCTCATCATGGAAAACACCCAACGATCCATACTCATTGATGTCAAACGAAAG CTTTCAATGGATCTCCTCCAGCAGCTATCCCATGATGCATCAGGAGAGGTCACAGAGGTCATCGCTGACATCATTCAGATCATAAAGTCATTTGATAAACATGAACCCTGA